A genome region from Scomber japonicus isolate fScoJap1 chromosome 15, fScoJap1.pri, whole genome shotgun sequence includes the following:
- the LOC128374276 gene encoding heat shock factor-binding protein 1-like protein 1 produces MAKPDCRAAKDMTEAMEETMQRLQGRFQEISGQLETKLDEMGTRIDGLEKNVAELMTQAGMEEQAVSK; encoded by the exons ATGGCAAAACCAGACTGCAGGGCAGCTAAAGACATGACAGAGGCG atggaagaaacaatGCAGCGACTGCAGGGGAGATTTCAGGAAATCTCTGGACAGCTGGAGACTAAAC TAGATGAGATGGGAACACGCATCGACGGCCTGGAGAAGAACGTGGCTGAGCTCATGACGCAAGCTGGTATGGAGGAGCAGGCTGTTTCAAAGTGA